Proteins co-encoded in one Poecilia reticulata strain Guanapo unplaced genomic scaffold, Guppy_female_1.0+MT scaffold_212, whole genome shotgun sequence genomic window:
- the LOC103460211 gene encoding potassium voltage-gated channel subfamily D member 1-like yields MTYSELCMTESVGFRTSRSTSLSSQQGAQNNSTGCCPRRARRRAAMRLANSTVSVSRGSVQELDTLQFKTTSIPPQTRSSLNAQPDDLKLNCGDQDFTAAIISIPTPPANTPDESLPPSPVPGILRNTRATAYTHETVKISSL; encoded by the exons ATGACCTACAGCGAGCTCTGCATGACCGAGTCGGTGGGCTTCCGGACCAGCCGTAGCACCTCTCTAtccagccagcagggggcgcagaACAACTCCACAGGCTGCTGCCCCCGCCGGGCCCGGAGGAGAGCCGCCATGCGACTGGCCAACTCCACGGTGTCTGTGAGCCGGGGCAGCGTCCAGGAGCTGGACACCCTGCAGTTTAAGACCACCTCCATACCACCACAAAC TCGGTCCAGCCTCAACGCCCAACCGGACGACCTCAAGCTGAACTGTGGCGATCAGGACTTCACCGCCGCCATCATCAGCATTCCCACTCCACCTGCCAACACGCCGGACGAGAGTCTGCCTCCGTCGCCCGTCCCCGGCATCCTGCGGAACACCCGGGCCACCGCCTACACCCACGAAACCGTCAAGATCTCCTCCTTATAA